A genome region from Musa acuminata AAA Group cultivar baxijiao chromosome BXJ3-5, Cavendish_Baxijiao_AAA, whole genome shotgun sequence includes the following:
- the LOC135581157 gene encoding peptidyl-prolyl cis-trans isomerase CYP63-like isoform X2: MAMKKNPTVFLDISVDRNLAERMEIELFADVVPKTAENFRALCTGEKGIGDSTRLPLHYKGSFFHRIVKGFVAQGGDFSRRDGSGGESIYGRKFPDENFKLKHDGPGLLSMASSAPNSNGSQFFITFKATPQLDGKNVVFGKVISGSNLLKKIEQAGSEKGKPLCLVKVVDCGEASDGKTQVAPGKEKEKKRNESSLDLCSNDSSGGEQRSSHKRTIKDKRKKRKRRYSSSDSSSSDDSDSDSYSSDSGSSSYSDSSDSSSSSGARYKRRKRTSRKKKNRNGKGKRDHHTDKRQRRHDKKSTRKPKWSSSSSDSESETTSGSSSSGSERAGHRDDTRKAKHSLQTADTSLEVGKKQSLSIVPGKESAAERTKKSERVAAQVNASRESGLVFQETRDDPEDSYRSIGKFNKMANQPPKSNEKSSRSSPIIPEGDRIGSPRVHADKGPTSSPSGVPHIGGANQSSVGGISRSKSHSASPTRSPGRKASEPALKQLDVSRKPSPSGPPKRIRKGRGFSDKYAYVRKYRTPSPERSPVRSYYYRGRYEQEWGRNRYSRRTFNSERSPARRYQGSPRGSSPPRYRGRRDRSRSMSRSPVGYRSRRRDRTQSPRRSRSPLDDQKPALGNRIQSRLGPQGGGYRSVIGRSRSRSPHPSAFKSDAGPQDMEDKGGSQSSSRSSSPAPNNGLVAYGDGSPDR, from the exons ATGGCCATGAAGAAGAATCCCACAGTTTTTTTGGACATTTCAGTGGACAGAAACCTTGCTGAGAGAATGGAGATAGAG CTTTTTGCTGATGTAGTTCCAAAGACTGCAGAGAATTTTCGAGCACTTTGCACTG GTGAAAAAGGCATTGGAGATTCTACACGATTGCCACTGCATTACAAGGGATCATTCTTTCATCGCATTGTAAAAGGATTTGTTGCTCAA GGAGGTGATTTCTCAAGGCGAGATG GCAGTGGTGGTGAGAGCATTTATGGAAGAAAATTTCCAG ATGAGAATTTTAAGCTGAAGCATGATGGACCTGGCCTTTTGTCCATGGCAAGCTCTGCACCCAACTCAAATGGATCTCAATTTTTCATCACCTTCAAGGCAACACCACAGCTTGATGG AAAAAATGTTGTTTTCGGAAAGGTAATAAGTGGATCTAATCTGCTGAAGAAAATAGAACAGGCAGGTTCTGAGAAAGGGAAACCTCTTTGCCTTGTAAAAGTTGTAGATTGTGGTGAAGCTTCTGATGGTAAGACTCAAGTTGCTCCAGGAAAAGAGAAAG AGAAAAAACGTAACGAGTCCAGCTTGGATCTTTGTTCCAATGACAGTTCTGGTGGAGAACAGAGGTCAAGTCATAAAAGAACTATTAAAgataagagaaagaagagaaagagaagatatTCATCATCTGATTCTTCTAGTTCTGATGATTCTGATTCGGACTCCTATTCATCTGATAGTGGCTCTAGTTCTTACTCTGATTCATCAGATTCTAGTTCATCCAGCGGTGCTAGATACAAGAGGAGAAAGAGAacatcaagaaaaaagaaaaataggaatGGAAAAGGCAAGAGAGATCATCATACAGATAAACGACAAAGAAGGCATGATAAAAAATCAACTCGCAAGCCAAAATG GAGCTCAAGTTCTAGTGACTCGGAGAGTGAAACTACCAGCGGTAGTAGTAGCTCTGGCTCTGAAAGAGCTGGCCATCGGGATGATACTCGTAAAGCCAAGCACTCGTTGCAAACCGCTGATACATCACTTGAAGTTG GAAAGAAACAATCTCTTTCAATAGTCCCAGGAAAAGAATCAGCTGCAGAAAGGACAAAGAAAAGTGAACGGGTAGCTGCTCAGGTTAATGCATCACGTGAATCAGGCCTAGTTTTTCAAGAAACTAGAGATGATCCAGAAGACTCCTATCGTTCTATAGGAAAATTTAACAAAATGGCCAATCAACCTCCCAAGTCAAATGAGAAATCAAGCAGATCCAG CCCGATAATACCGGAGGGAGATCGCATTGGAAGTCCTAGGGTCCATGCAGACAAGGGACCTACATCAAGTCCAAGTGGAGTTCCACATATTGGTGGTGCTAATCAAAGTTCCGTCGGAGGAATCAGTAGAAGCAAAAGCCATTCAGCGAGTCCAACAAGGAGTCCTGGGCGTAAAGCTTCTGAGCCTGCTTTAAAGCAACTGGATGTGTCCAGAAAGCCATCCCCTAGTGGTCCCCCAAAACGCATTAGGAAGGGACGTGGATTCAGTGATAAGTATGCCTATGTACGGAAATACAGGACTCCATCTCCAGAGCGTTCTCCTGTTCGCTCCTACTATTATAGAGGCAGATATGAACAAGAATGGGGAAGAAATAG GTACTCAAGACGCACATTCAATTCTGAGCGTTCACCTGCCCGGCGGTATCAAGGCTCTCCAAGAGGCAGTAGCCCACCCAG ATACCGTGGCAGAAGGGACCGTAGCAGGAGCATGTCACGCAGCCCTGTCGGGTATCGCAGCCGTCGTAGGGATCGTACTCAGAGCCCAAGACGAAGCCGTAGTCCATTGGATGACCAGAAGCCAGCGCTAGGCAATAGGATACAATCTCGTCTTGGTCCTCAAGGAGGTGGCTACCGCTCCGTCATTGGACGGTCAAGGTCAAGATCTCCACATCCATCAGCATTTAAATCTGATGCAGGGCCACAGGACATGGAAGATAAGGGAGGGTCTCAAAGCAGCTCCAGATCTAGCAGCCCTGCGCCAAACAATGGATTGGTGGCATATGGAGATGGGAGTCCTGATAGGTAG
- the LOC135581157 gene encoding peptidyl-prolyl cis-trans isomerase CYP63-like isoform X1: MAMKKNPTVFLDISVDRNLAERMEIELFADVVPKTAENFRALCTGEKGIGDSTRLPLHYKGSFFHRIVKGFVAQGGDFSRRDGSGGESIYGRKFPDENFKLKHDGPGLLSMASSAPNSNGSQFFITFKATPQLDGKNVVFGKVISGSNLLKKIEQAGSEKGKPLCLVKVVDCGEASDGKTQVAPGKEKEKKRNESSLDLCSNDSSGGEQRSSHKRTIKDKRKKRKRRYSSSDSSSSDDSDSDSYSSDSGSSSYSDSSDSSSSSGARYKRRKRTSRKKKNRNGKGKRDHHTDKRQRRHDKKSTRKPKWSSSSSDSESETTSGSSSSGSERAGHRDDTRKAKHSLQTADTSLEVGKKQSLSIVPGKESAAERTKKSERVAAQVNASRESGLVFQETRDDPEDSYRSIGKFNKMANQPPKSNEKSSRSSSPIIPEGDRIGSPRVHADKGPTSSPSGVPHIGGANQSSVGGISRSKSHSASPTRSPGRKASEPALKQLDVSRKPSPSGPPKRIRKGRGFSDKYAYVRKYRTPSPERSPVRSYYYRGRYEQEWGRNRYSRRTFNSERSPARRYQGSPRGSSPPRYRGRRDRSRSMSRSPVGYRSRRRDRTQSPRRSRSPLDDQKPALGNRIQSRLGPQGGGYRSVIGRSRSRSPHPSAFKSDAGPQDMEDKGGSQSSSRSSSPAPNNGLVAYGDGSPDR; this comes from the exons ATGGCCATGAAGAAGAATCCCACAGTTTTTTTGGACATTTCAGTGGACAGAAACCTTGCTGAGAGAATGGAGATAGAG CTTTTTGCTGATGTAGTTCCAAAGACTGCAGAGAATTTTCGAGCACTTTGCACTG GTGAAAAAGGCATTGGAGATTCTACACGATTGCCACTGCATTACAAGGGATCATTCTTTCATCGCATTGTAAAAGGATTTGTTGCTCAA GGAGGTGATTTCTCAAGGCGAGATG GCAGTGGTGGTGAGAGCATTTATGGAAGAAAATTTCCAG ATGAGAATTTTAAGCTGAAGCATGATGGACCTGGCCTTTTGTCCATGGCAAGCTCTGCACCCAACTCAAATGGATCTCAATTTTTCATCACCTTCAAGGCAACACCACAGCTTGATGG AAAAAATGTTGTTTTCGGAAAGGTAATAAGTGGATCTAATCTGCTGAAGAAAATAGAACAGGCAGGTTCTGAGAAAGGGAAACCTCTTTGCCTTGTAAAAGTTGTAGATTGTGGTGAAGCTTCTGATGGTAAGACTCAAGTTGCTCCAGGAAAAGAGAAAG AGAAAAAACGTAACGAGTCCAGCTTGGATCTTTGTTCCAATGACAGTTCTGGTGGAGAACAGAGGTCAAGTCATAAAAGAACTATTAAAgataagagaaagaagagaaagagaagatatTCATCATCTGATTCTTCTAGTTCTGATGATTCTGATTCGGACTCCTATTCATCTGATAGTGGCTCTAGTTCTTACTCTGATTCATCAGATTCTAGTTCATCCAGCGGTGCTAGATACAAGAGGAGAAAGAGAacatcaagaaaaaagaaaaataggaatGGAAAAGGCAAGAGAGATCATCATACAGATAAACGACAAAGAAGGCATGATAAAAAATCAACTCGCAAGCCAAAATG GAGCTCAAGTTCTAGTGACTCGGAGAGTGAAACTACCAGCGGTAGTAGTAGCTCTGGCTCTGAAAGAGCTGGCCATCGGGATGATACTCGTAAAGCCAAGCACTCGTTGCAAACCGCTGATACATCACTTGAAGTTG GAAAGAAACAATCTCTTTCAATAGTCCCAGGAAAAGAATCAGCTGCAGAAAGGACAAAGAAAAGTGAACGGGTAGCTGCTCAGGTTAATGCATCACGTGAATCAGGCCTAGTTTTTCAAGAAACTAGAGATGATCCAGAAGACTCCTATCGTTCTATAGGAAAATTTAACAAAATGGCCAATCAACCTCCCAAGTCAAATGAGAAATCAAGCAGATCCAG CAGCCCGATAATACCGGAGGGAGATCGCATTGGAAGTCCTAGGGTCCATGCAGACAAGGGACCTACATCAAGTCCAAGTGGAGTTCCACATATTGGTGGTGCTAATCAAAGTTCCGTCGGAGGAATCAGTAGAAGCAAAAGCCATTCAGCGAGTCCAACAAGGAGTCCTGGGCGTAAAGCTTCTGAGCCTGCTTTAAAGCAACTGGATGTGTCCAGAAAGCCATCCCCTAGTGGTCCCCCAAAACGCATTAGGAAGGGACGTGGATTCAGTGATAAGTATGCCTATGTACGGAAATACAGGACTCCATCTCCAGAGCGTTCTCCTGTTCGCTCCTACTATTATAGAGGCAGATATGAACAAGAATGGGGAAGAAATAG GTACTCAAGACGCACATTCAATTCTGAGCGTTCACCTGCCCGGCGGTATCAAGGCTCTCCAAGAGGCAGTAGCCCACCCAG ATACCGTGGCAGAAGGGACCGTAGCAGGAGCATGTCACGCAGCCCTGTCGGGTATCGCAGCCGTCGTAGGGATCGTACTCAGAGCCCAAGACGAAGCCGTAGTCCATTGGATGACCAGAAGCCAGCGCTAGGCAATAGGATACAATCTCGTCTTGGTCCTCAAGGAGGTGGCTACCGCTCCGTCATTGGACGGTCAAGGTCAAGATCTCCACATCCATCAGCATTTAAATCTGATGCAGGGCCACAGGACATGGAAGATAAGGGAGGGTCTCAAAGCAGCTCCAGATCTAGCAGCCCTGCGCCAAACAATGGATTGGTGGCATATGGAGATGGGAGTCCTGATAGGTAG